A part of Desulfobacter sp. genomic DNA contains:
- a CDS encoding Lrp/AsnC family transcriptional regulator — MPSNIDETNKRILNSIQTDFPIDSRPYRVIGERLGLTENEVIDRIREMKEAFIIRRIGGNFSPDRLGYHSTLCAACVDEDKVELFKKTVNSYPGVTHNYRRDHKFNIWFTFIAPSVETIENNLKAIAEKTGVDTILNLPATHVFKISANFKV; from the coding sequence ATGCCCTCCAATATTGACGAAACCAACAAGCGCATTCTGAACAGCATACAGACAGACTTCCCCATTGATTCCCGGCCTTACAGAGTGATCGGAGAAAGGCTGGGGCTGACCGAAAACGAGGTGATTGACCGGATCCGGGAGATGAAGGAGGCCTTTATCATCCGCAGGATCGGCGGGAATTTCAGTCCGGACCGTTTAGGGTACCATTCCACCCTCTGCGCTGCCTGTGTGGATGAAGACAAGGTGGAACTGTTTAAAAAAACCGTTAATTCATACCCGGGAGTCACCCACAATTACCGGCGGGACCATAAATTCAACATATGGTTCACCTTTATCGCCCCCTCCGTGGAGACCATTGAAAACAACCTGAAGGCCATTGCGGAAAAAACCGGGGTGGATACCATTTTAAACCTGCCAGCCACCCACGTCTTTAAAATATCAGCCAATTTCAAAGTGTAG